The stretch of DNA TTGTAAAAAACTATTCAACATCCGCCATATGTTGGGTTGGAAGACGGAATCAAACGTTTACGAAACTAAATTGGAACAACAAGATCATACGACGCTCCCTTCATTCCCGGCGCAACGTCTTGACAGGATTAGTCGTTGCGGCTTTCACCGATTGAACCGAGATCGTTAGCAACGCGACACTGGTTGCCAGCAAACCCGCTAACACGACCATCCACCACTCCGGCGTAATTCTATAGGCGAAACGTTCTAACCATCGGTTCAGACAATACATGGCGATTGGCGACGCGAGGACAATCGCAATGGCCATCTGCCTCAGGAAATCATTCGACAAAAGCATTACAATACTCCGGACAGATGCTCCCAGCACTTTGCGTACCCCAATTTCTTTCTGGCGCTGTTCGATGGCAAAAGTCATCATCGCCAGCAAACCCATGCACGCGATCAAAATGCTCAAACCGCAAAACCATAAGGTAAATTTCAGGGCTTTCTGATCGTCCCGGTAGAGTTTATCAAATTCCTGATCCGTAAACGTGTAAATCAGCGACTCGTGGGGGAACTGTTTCCGAAAGCTGGCCAATGTCGTTTCCAGAGCTTCTGAAACCTGACCCGAACGGGTTTCAATTAAAAAAGAAGCCTGATTCGGCAAATTGGTTCGAATAATCACCGGCGCTATCTTTTCGTGCAGATTCTGGTGATAGAAATCCCTCACCACCCCAATGATTTTTCCCTGATTGAACCGTTTGCCGACCACGGGTGAAGTCAGGCCGAACTGCTTTACGGCAGTTTCGTTAAGGACGACGTTGTCCTGATCCGAACGCAGCTGAGGATCGAACCAGCGGCCTTCACTAAAGTCAAACGGCATTACCTTATTGAGATCTTCATCGGCTGCGTAAGAAATGTACGCGGGCTGAAAATTCGCCGGACGACCGTCCCAGTCGATACCGCCCGAGGTTGTATAGCCGTTATCCACCACCGATGTCATATTCATTCGGACCACCTCCTTGATAGGGGATTGAGCCTGAAGATCTTGTTTCAGGAGCTGCAAACGCGATTCGAGCCGTTGGTGGTAAGCCTTCGATTCGTCAAAACTGGAAATAGTCACCTGTTCCCTCGGTACCTGTACAGTAAACAACTGACGGCGATCATAGCCCTTATGCTGGGTTTGCATGAACCAGAGCTGCCGGTATATACCAATGGTGCCCAGAATCATCACTACAGCCAATCCAAATTGGCTGGTCGTCAGAACCTGCCGGAATGAAGACGATTTTACCCGAAAAAAGACGCTACCTCGAAAAAGGTGGAGCGGATTGATCGAAGACAGCAGCAGAGCAGGATAAACACTGATCAGGAGCAGCATAGCTACCCAGCAGCCCAGCAAAAGACCAGCCGTATGCCATTCCATGGGATTGAATGAAAAGGTACGGTCTACAAATTGGTTGAAGGCGGGCAAACTGGCCGACACCAACACCTGAGCTAGTCCCAAAGCAAGGCCACTCGTCAGGATACATTCGGCGATGATCTGCCAGAATAGCTGTACGCGACTGGCACCGACTATTTTCCGGACACCAATTTCCTTCGAGCGTACACTAGTTCGGGCCACCGACAAATTCACGTAGTTGATACAGGCAGTAAGTAGCAGCAGGGTAGCCAGAAGTATGAAAATCGTTACGGTGGTACGATCACCGTGGGCAAAAGCAGAGACTTTAAATCCATTCTGAAAATGCAGTTCCTGCACTGGTAAAAGACCAGCCGTTAAATTTTTTTTGTCGCGATGAGCCTCATACAATTGGGTAATTTTCCGGGCGGTAAGCGCCACATTCGTGTGAGGTTGCAACCGGACAAAGGTGCGATGAGTCGGGTACAGCCAGTTATTGGCTTCGTCCCGTTTCAGTTGAGTATTGAGTGTGGAGACCAGAGGAAGGATAACTTCAAACTGAAAGCTGGAGTTGACGGGGTTGTCTTTGATAACGGCTTTTACAAGGTAATCAGTCGAATCAATGCGCACACGATGTCCCGCCACCTGAGTGAGCCCGAAAAGAGTTTTAGCTTTCGATTCAGTCAAGATTAGACTATGCGGATGAGCGGAGAACATCGCTAACGTTCCTTCCAGGACTTCGTATTGGAAAAGCTTGAACCAATTGTCATCAACGTAGGCAACATAGTCCTGGGTAAAGATTCGGTCACTGACCTGCAAATTGACCTCGTTGGGTTGAGATCGGGCCATCTGGGCAACCAGTTCAACCTCAGGAAATTGCCGGGTCATGGTAGCGGCCAGCGGATAAGGGCTGTGTTCCCAAAGAGTACTCTGCGTAATGTCGGTCTGCTCCTGATTGGTAACCAGAAACGTGCGATCAGCGTTGGGCTGGTACGCATCGAACCGTAGCTCATTTTGTATCCACATCATGATCAGCAGCACGGCGGTGATCGCAATAGTTAAGCTGCCAATCGTAATCAGGCTATAGAGCTTCTGATGCAGCAAATTGCGCCAGGCTATTTTAAAGTGATTGCGGATCATACGGGTAGGCTTTAGATAACGAACTGACTGCTAACTGCGAAGCTCAACTATTATACCAGAATCATTACCATGCACGCTGAGCAGGTAAGACGCATTTTACCTTACAGTGCTGTACGGAATCGGACAGCTGAATGTCCGAATTTGAAAGCAGCGGTCTGTCCTTTATTTACCCGTTACACCCGCGACAATATCAATCATTGGGAAGGATTGGCTAACGGTTGAGCAGCAGGTCTCGAATTACGATCGGAATGGGTGAGCGTACCAACCGAGGGCAAATGATAATCTATCGGAGCAGTCTGTGTGCTGGAAATGTGAACTGGAGTCTTAGGACAAGCCTGAAGGTGTTCTACTCCCTTGTCTTTGGTTATCATCCTGACCTCCCCTGCCTATCATAAGCATCAACGAACTCCGCTGGCAAACAATATCAATACACAAGTGGATAAACAAATACGCGCAGGCTGATGGTCAGCCTGAGTAAGTCCGTTTTCACCCAAACACGCCATGATCATTCTCAAACGGACGATTCAACATAAACACACGTGACTTTTCAGCCGTCTAGAATAAGCCAACCTACAACCCGGCAGAACCCAACAAACGAACGGGCCGACTGCTCGGGACAAAGAAACGTGTTAAGGCTTGTCTGAAAACACCCGACCAATCGAGTTGCCTATCAAGACTAAGTTGCCCTACTGACACAGGCTGAACCCTACTGAGTGACGAGTTGCTCAGTTTGCTGGAAGTCAACAGCGGACATGTTTGACTAGCCGGGTGAAAACAGGACGCTATCCGATTAAAATCAATCTATGAAGAAAACACTACTACTGAATTTACTAATGCTGTTGACAACCCATTCGATGCTATGGGCGCAGGGTCGTGACATTACCGGCATCGTAGGTATGGCGGACGCAAACGGCGGTTTTGCCGGGGCAACGGTCATCGTGAAAGGATCAACCACAGGTACCGTAACAGACGCAAACGGAGCGTACCGCCTGACGGTTCCCGCGTCGGCTACAGCGCTGCTGTTCTCAGCGGTAGGCATTCAAACCATTGAGGAGCCTATCGGTGGGCGAACAACAATCAACGTGCAACTGCAAACCGATACCCGGCAACTCAGCGAAGTTATCATTACGGCCATTGGTACGAAAGCTGAACGCGACAAGTTTGCCTCGTCTATCACCACGGTGGAGGGTAAGGCCATTGCTAAAACGGGCGAAACGAGCCTGTTGACGGGCCTGAGTGGTAAAGCCGCCGGGGTACTTATTACTCGCAACGGTGGCGACCCTGGCGCGGGTGCTTACATCCAGATCCGGGGGCAAAACACCATCAATGGCAATATTCAGCCCCTGTTTATCGTCGACGGGATGCCGGTCAGCAACGCCAGTGACAACCTCGGTACGGCTGCGGGTAATGGGATCGTTCAACAGTCGCGTATCAACGATATTAACCCCGAAGACATCGAAAGTCTGGAGGTGCTGAAAGGAGCGTCGGCGGCAGCGTTGTGGGGAACGCGGGCGGCCAACGGTGTGGTCGTGATCACCACGAAAAAAGGGCGAGATACGAACGGGAAGGTAAACATCACGTTCAAATCGACGGTTTCGTTCGACCGGGTGAACAAGATGCCCGCGCTGCAACAGACTTACGGGCAGGGCACGGGCGGGCTGTACGTACAGGGGCAGCGGAACAGTTTCGGCGACCGGATTGCCGACCGGACGGGTGGTTTGGACACCTACATCACCGATCCCACGGCGGCAGGTTATCAGGGGTTCGTTACGTTTCCCGACGGCAGCCAGCGGTACGCCATTGCGTCGGGGACAGCGGCCAGTCCGCATGGGGGCAAGAACGCCCGCGACACCTACGACCACACCACCGATGCGTTCCAGACGGGTCATTTCACGGACAACAGCATCAACATCAGCGGGGGCAACAGCCGGTCGAACTTTCTAATCAGTTACGGTAACCTCAATCAGGAGGGAGTTATCAAAGCGTACAGCAATTATCAGCGGAATACGGCTCGCATCAGCGTATCGAGTCAATTTACCGACTGGTTTCGGGCGTCGGCCAACGTGGGCTATACCAAAACCTATTCATCACGGACGCAGGAGGGTGATAACGTCGATGGGATTATGCTGGGTGCCTTGCGGACCCCGCCCGATTTTGACAACGGCTATTATACCGGCACATACACCAACCCAACCGGGCAGGTATTCAACAATGCACACGTTTCGTACCGTAATCCGCTGGGTAAGGATCTGAGCACCATCTATTCCAATCCCATCTGGACGATCAATAACAACCGCAACACCAGCGATGTCGACCGGCTGATCGGTAATCTGGAACTGGACATTACACCCGTGTCGTGGCTGACCATAACGGGTCGCACGGGGATCGATAATTTTACGGATAGCCGGCTGGAGCGTTTCGCCCGTAATTCGGCCCTGCAACTGAACGGTTACCTATCGAAAAACTGGATCACCGAGAAGCAGTTCAACACCGACGTGTTTGCCAGCGCCAACAAGACATTCAGTAACAATTTTAGTGGGTCATTGCTGGTAGGCGTCAATTACAACAGCCGCCGACGGGCCACGCTATCGGATGCCATCACGAACCTGATCGTACCAACGGCCCCCGACATTCTGACCAACGCGCTGAACTCGAACCTAACGGCGGGAAACTATAATTCGCTCATTCGCACGTATGCTTACTACGCCCAGGCGGAGGTTCAGGCGTACAATCAATTGTTTCTGACGCTGACGGGCCGTAGTGAGAGCGCGTCAACGTTTGGCGCTAAAACGGACCCTAGTTTCTTTTTCCCCTCGGCCGCACTGGCCTGGCAGTTCAGCAAACTGGGTGCGCTTGAGAACAGTTCGTGGCTTAGTTTCGGTAAACTGCGGCTCACGTGGGGGCAGGTTGGTATTCAACCACAACCCTACCTGAACTTCACAACCTTCGGTCCAGCCGGGTATGCGGATATGTTTACACGGGGCCTGACGGGAACGAGCGCGCTTTATGGTGGGGGCTACATTCGCAGCAGCGTAGCGGGCAACGATTTCCTCCGTCCGGAACGCAAAACCGAAGCCGAGATTGGCGTTGATCTGCGCTTTTTCAAGAACCGGTTCAGCCTCTCCGCGACCGCCTACAGCAACTACACCCGCGACGTGATTTTATCGCTGAACGTACCGAACGAAACCGGCTATACCATCCGGAACACCAACGCGGCCGAACTCTCAAATAAAGGGCT from Spirosoma agri encodes:
- a CDS encoding SusC/RagA family TonB-linked outer membrane protein, which produces MKKTLLLNLLMLLTTHSMLWAQGRDITGIVGMADANGGFAGATVIVKGSTTGTVTDANGAYRLTVPASATALLFSAVGIQTIEEPIGGRTTINVQLQTDTRQLSEVIITAIGTKAERDKFASSITTVEGKAIAKTGETSLLTGLSGKAAGVLITRNGGDPGAGAYIQIRGQNTINGNIQPLFIVDGMPVSNASDNLGTAAGNGIVQQSRINDINPEDIESLEVLKGASAAALWGTRAANGVVVITTKKGRDTNGKVNITFKSTVSFDRVNKMPALQQTYGQGTGGLYVQGQRNSFGDRIADRTGGLDTYITDPTAAGYQGFVTFPDGSQRYAIASGTAASPHGGKNARDTYDHTTDAFQTGHFTDNSINISGGNSRSNFLISYGNLNQEGVIKAYSNYQRNTARISVSSQFTDWFRASANVGYTKTYSSRTQEGDNVDGIMLGALRTPPDFDNGYYTGTYTNPTGQVFNNAHVSYRNPLGKDLSTIYSNPIWTINNNRNTSDVDRLIGNLELDITPVSWLTITGRTGIDNFTDSRLERFARNSALQLNGYLSKNWITEKQFNTDVFASANKTFSNNFSGSLLVGVNYNSRRRATLSDAITNLIVPTAPDILTNALNSNLTAGNYNSLIRTYAYYAQAEVQAYNQLFLTLTGRSESASTFGAKTDPSFFFPSAALAWQFSKLGALENSSWLSFGKLRLTWGQVGIQPQPYLNFTTFGPAGYADMFTRGLTGTSALYGGGYIRSSVAGNDFLRPERKTEAEIGVDLRFFKNRFSLSATAYSNYTRDVILSLNVPNETGYTIRNTNAAELSNKGLELEASADLIPRGDFRWNLSANYSMNRNNVVSLAGASVYTLPDSYMQNSSLIPGQPFGIFYSTDFRKDESGKYILDANGFPQAGISNEIIGNPNPTWRGGLGSTFGYKGLSLYVLFDRVAGNDFFNGTRGSLYNFGVHADQGYTVVAPAGGLKDVNGNTIAAGTAFQGQIRDFGAGPVAINQAWWQGRGS
- a CDS encoding ABC transporter permease gives rise to the protein MIRNHFKIAWRNLLHQKLYSLITIGSLTIAITAVLLIMMWIQNELRFDAYQPNADRTFLVTNQEQTDITQSTLWEHSPYPLAATMTRQFPEVELVAQMARSQPNEVNLQVSDRIFTQDYVAYVDDNWFKLFQYEVLEGTLAMFSAHPHSLILTESKAKTLFGLTQVAGHRVRIDSTDYLVKAVIKDNPVNSSFQFEVILPLVSTLNTQLKRDEANNWLYPTHRTFVRLQPHTNVALTARKITQLYEAHRDKKNLTAGLLPVQELHFQNGFKVSAFAHGDRTTVTIFILLATLLLLTACINYVNLSVARTSVRSKEIGVRKIVGASRVQLFWQIIAECILTSGLALGLAQVLVSASLPAFNQFVDRTFSFNPMEWHTAGLLLGCWVAMLLLISVYPALLLSSINPLHLFRGSVFFRVKSSSFRQVLTTSQFGLAVVMILGTIGIYRQLWFMQTQHKGYDRRQLFTVQVPREQVTISSFDESKAYHQRLESRLQLLKQDLQAQSPIKEVVRMNMTSVVDNGYTTSGGIDWDGRPANFQPAYISYAADEDLNKVMPFDFSEGRWFDPQLRSDQDNVVLNETAVKQFGLTSPVVGKRFNQGKIIGVVRDFYHQNLHEKIAPVIIRTNLPNQASFLIETRSGQVSEALETTLASFRKQFPHESLIYTFTDQEFDKLYRDDQKALKFTLWFCGLSILIACMGLLAMMTFAIEQRQKEIGVRKVLGASVRSIVMLLSNDFLRQMAIAIVLASPIAMYCLNRWLERFAYRITPEWWMVVLAGLLATSVALLTISVQSVKAATTNPVKTLRRE